TCAACAAGGACTATCGCAATGAGACACAACTCGTGTGCAACATGCTGGCCATGGATGCCGTTCACTCTCCCGATGTCCTGGCCATCAATGCGGCCTCCATGGCGCTCTCACTGAGTGATATACCCTGGAATGGACCCATAGGAGCTGTGCGGTGAGTGCAACTAGCTGAAATGCAACAAGAAAAGAAGGTTCCATCATTCCTAAGGCAGCTTTATGGTGTATTGTcggattttaataaatgatctCATTATATTCTCCAGTGTTGGCCTTTGTGATGGTGAGGTGCTTGTAAATCCCACGCGACGAGAGCTGCAATCCTCGCAGCTGGATTTGGTGGTGTCGGCCACCAAGCAGAATCTAGTGGTCATGCTGGAGGGCAAGGGAAACGTAGTCCTGATGCAGGATCTGCTCAAGGCAATCAAACAAGGAACACGCGAGGCACAATTAATCATTCATGAAATTGAACGTCTGCAAAAATCGTATGGCCGAAAGAAAAGAATTGTGGATGAAGTGCCAGAACCGGAGCCAGAGTTGGTGCAGGCGGTGCGGAGCATGTGCGAGATGCGATTGCGGGAGATCTTCCAGGATGAACAGCACGACAAGATGTCTCGCGACATGGCCGTTAACGAAGTGCGGGCGAATGTCATCGATAAAGTGTGGTCCTCCTATCCGGACATAGAGCCTTCCATCATTGCCGAGGAGTTCAACAAGGCCTGCCGTCTAATCTTTCGTGAGCTGATCTTCGAGCGCAATCGACGCTGTGATGGTCGCGATTACGACAGTCTGCGTAAGATAAACTGCCAAGTGGATATGTACAAACCGCTGCACGGGTCGGCGTTGTTTCAGCGTGGACAGACGCAGGTCTTCTGCACGGTCAGTCTTGACTCTCCGGAGAGCGCCATGAAGCTGGACACGCTGGCAGCTTTAGACAGTGGCGGCTTGAAGGCCAAGAACTTTATGCTGCACTACGAATTCCCGCCTTATGCCACCGGAGAGGTGGGACGCATTGGTCCACTTGGACGCCGTGAGCTGGGACATGGTGCCTTGGCGGAGCGATCCTTGCTGCCCACACTGCCTCACGATTATCCCTTTACGGTGCGCTTGACATCGGAGGTGCTGGAGTCAAATGGTTCCAGCAGCATGGCGAGCGTTTGTGGAGGATCGCTGGCACTCATGGATGCGGGTGTTCCAGTAACTGCACCTGCCGCGGGAGTGGCCATTGGACTGGTTACCAAGTACGAGAATAATGATACGAAGCATCTGCAGGATTATCGCATATTGACAGACATACTGGGCATAGAGGATTACATGGGCGATATGGACATGAAGGTAGCTGGCACACGCAAAGGCTTCACTGCGATTCAAGCGGATCTCAAGATACCAGGCATACCTCTAAAGGTGGTCATGGAGTCTCTGCAGAAAGCCACGGATGCCAAGTCCAAAATACTTGATATTATGGGCGAGGCCATCAGGGAGCCACGGTAAGATGAAATCACATTTCATTAACATTCAAAAAAAGTACTGCTAAATAAATGACTTGATAcaccaaataaatattgaaaatgtatctatttgcttaaaataataattatggatacttaatttcattagaaaaataattaatttaatttttaaaatttgtagttagttgaaaattttggttattgaagtagttttttaattatatcaaaaatactttttcaatattattcatgtattaaatttaatatcgttcatcacaaaattggattgAAAAACTTTCATCACTAGACTTTCTGATtgtagggttttttttttggaagatgAATAAGCTCTCTTCAATCAATCCAAACTAATCTCTATCCGTTCTTTTAGCAAATACCGCAAGGACTGTTGGCCAGTCAGCGAAAGTCTGAACGTGGAGCCGCATCAACGCTCGCAGCTCATCGGTCCCAGTGGACTGCACATGAAGCGCATCTATCTGGAAACGGGAACCACGTTGACCGCTGCCGACGACAACAGTTTTACAGTCTTTGCGCCTTCCCAGGCGGCCATGGATGAGGCGAAGGAGCTGATCGATGGTTACATGATCAGAGAACGTGTGCCTAATTTGGAATTCGGTGGAATATATACTGCCAAAATTACTGAACTGAGAGATACGGGTGTCATGGTCATTTTATATCCCAGCATGCCGCCCGCGTTGCTTCACAATTCGCAGCTGGATCAGCGCAAGATTGCACATCCTTCAGCGCTGAACCTGGAAGTTGGCCAGGAAATTCAAGTGAAATACTTTGGCCGTGATCCTGTCTCGGGTTTCATGCGTCTGTCCCGCAAAGTGCTTCAGGGTCCAGCAGTTGGCATCACAAGGAGTCATAACAAATCTTCACCAGCTGAAGAGTCCTCCTCGTGAGTTCGGAGGATTATCTCGTGCAGTTGCATAGTTTCTCTTGTtaatactttgtttttttagacatgcaattgtatattttgtaggtttgtttgtgtatattAAACAAAGTATCTTTAATatgaaatgtgtaaaatagtttgttgaaaatac
The genomic region above belongs to Drosophila innubila isolate TH190305 chromosome 3R unlocalized genomic scaffold, UK_Dinn_1.0 2_E_3R, whole genome shotgun sequence and contains:
- the LOC117789656 gene encoding polyribonucleotide nucleotidyltransferase 1, mitochondrial, producing MIFTRKTWKLFNNRLKCLTAVRLNNRRCLQSAANPDGASVEVNFSNGRNMTFSSGKLARFANGTAVCQMGDTAVMVTAVAKAKATPGQNFMPLVVDYRLKNAASGRIPMNFMRRELGPSEKEILSARLIDRSLRPLFNKDYRNETQLVCNMLAMDAVHSPDVLAINAASMALSLSDIPWNGPIGAVRVGLCDGEVLVNPTRRELQSSQLDLVVSATKQNLVVMLEGKGNVVLMQDLLKAIKQGTREAQLIIHEIERLQKSYGRKKRIVDEVPEPEPELVQAVRSMCEMRLREIFQDEQHDKMSRDMAVNEVRANVIDKVWSSYPDIEPSIIAEEFNKACRLIFRELIFERNRRCDGRDYDSLRKINCQVDMYKPLHGSALFQRGQTQVFCTVSLDSPESAMKLDTLAALDSGGLKAKNFMLHYEFPPYATGEVGRIGPLGRRELGHGALAERSLLPTLPHDYPFTVRLTSEVLESNGSSSMASVCGGSLALMDAGVPVTAPAAGVAIGLVTKYENNDTKHLQDYRILTDILGIEDYMGDMDMKVAGTRKGFTAIQADLKIPGIPLKVVMESLQKATDAKSKILDIMGEAIREPRKYRKDCWPVSESLNVEPHQRSQLIGPSGLHMKRIYLETGTTLTAADDNSFTVFAPSQAAMDEAKELIDGYMIRERVPNLEFGGIYTAKITELRDTGVMVILYPSMPPALLHNSQLDQRKIAHPSALNLEVGQEIQVKYFGRDPVSGFMRLSRKVLQGPAVGITRSHNKSSPAEESSS